A genomic window from Marinitoga hydrogenitolerans DSM 16785 includes:
- a CDS encoding sensor histidine kinase, which translates to MTLKRRFILIILILAIFPIITTIFNKIYITKNLFNELSEYTKTTIDDFGFEMVNKIYPTTINSFYDQQKMLKNFSKNILENQRIIDYAKYGLLNTLKIYINELLNSSDIDGVRIVVDGNKIIDIGDFAKIKDIEEGFFEDDNSIYMIAKYSKNNVSVFSSKRIDRYFLDSLNYSSISIISIIGKKHKLFQKQSFYKEFEIKDRFVISGNYKYPSKIYYLSKDLMLILSFDISQLNAIQNKIKDIFFENISLNLNTALIIWIILSPLLIYFALFYFGKDIGTLEQSIRAISKIAKGNFDTKIKLENKNNRYKELVESINILSENLINMKKEIENNIKNLEKEKNTLKYLVENLYEGIIFFDIDGSIKIKNSLGEEILKEIGDQEIKESNNRIYSLEMKGEQKLIEITRQYLNNGSFLVLIRDISLEKEMNNLYSLNEKLIEKEKFGRIAAHEIRNPLNSMYLNLQYLKMEFEGNKKIENISDIIIEQIKIIDSIVGELSSKAIIESEEKYININNVISQILNLLKYKLLENSIEIDFKKSHENILVKANPQRLNQLFYNIINNSIEALENKKGEKKINVNIDKNDEKIKIIIEDNGEGIPEELKNNVFKKPFTTKKYGNGIGLFIVHSIVKELNGEIKFESSKSGTKFILEFKSEEIL; encoded by the coding sequence ATGACTTTAAAAAGAAGATTCATTTTAATCATATTAATTTTGGCTATTTTTCCTATAATTACTACAATTTTTAATAAAATTTATATTACGAAAAATCTTTTTAATGAACTTTCTGAATATACAAAGACAACCATTGATGATTTTGGTTTTGAGATGGTTAATAAAATATATCCAACAACTATAAATAGTTTTTATGATCAACAAAAAATGTTAAAAAATTTTTCTAAAAATATCTTAGAAAATCAAAGAATAATAGATTATGCCAAATACGGATTGTTAAACACTTTAAAAATATATATAAATGAATTGTTAAATTCTTCAGATATTGATGGGGTTAGAATCGTTGTAGATGGTAATAAAATTATTGATATTGGTGATTTTGCTAAAATAAAGGATATTGAAGAGGGTTTTTTTGAAGATGATAATTCTATTTATATGATTGCAAAATATTCGAAAAACAATGTTTCAGTTTTCTCATCAAAAAGAATTGATAGATATTTTTTAGATTCTTTAAATTATTCTTCAATATCAATTATCTCAATAATTGGAAAAAAACATAAATTATTTCAAAAACAATCGTTTTATAAAGAATTTGAAATTAAAGATAGATTTGTTATTTCTGGAAATTATAAATATCCATCAAAAATTTATTATCTTTCTAAAGATTTAATGTTGATTTTGTCTTTTGATATATCGCAATTAAATGCTATTCAAAATAAAATTAAAGATATTTTCTTTGAAAATATATCATTAAATTTAAATACTGCTTTAATAATATGGATAATATTATCTCCATTACTAATATATTTTGCTCTATTTTATTTTGGGAAAGATATTGGAACTTTAGAACAATCTATAAGGGCTATTTCTAAAATAGCTAAAGGTAATTTTGATACAAAAATTAAGTTAGAGAATAAAAATAATAGATATAAAGAATTAGTAGAATCGATAAATATTTTGTCAGAAAATTTGATTAACATGAAGAAAGAAATAGAAAATAATATAAAAAATTTAGAAAAAGAAAAAAATACATTGAAATATTTAGTAGAGAACTTATATGAAGGGATAATATTTTTTGATATAGATGGTAGTATTAAAATCAAAAATTCTCTTGGAGAAGAGATTTTGAAAGAAATTGGTGATCAGGAAATAAAAGAGTCAAATAATAGAATATATTCATTAGAGATGAAAGGAGAACAAAAATTAATAGAAATAACAAGACAATATTTAAATAATGGGTCATTTTTAGTATTAATAAGGGATATATCGTTAGAAAAAGAAATGAATAATTTATATTCTTTAAATGAAAAGTTAATTGAAAAAGAAAAATTTGGGAGAATTGCTGCTCATGAAATAAGAAATCCGTTGAATTCAATGTATCTTAATTTGCAATATTTAAAAATGGAATTTGAAGGGAATAAGAAAATAGAAAATATTAGCGATATAATAATTGAACAAATAAAGATTATCGATTCTATAGTTGGAGAACTCTCTTCTAAAGCTATTATTGAGTCAGAAGAAAAATATATAAATATTAATAATGTGATATCTCAAATTTTAAATTTATTGAAATATAAACTTTTAGAGAATTCAATAGAAATAGATTTTAAGAAATCACATGAAAATATTTTGGTTAAAGCAAATCCACAAAGACTTAATCAATTATTTTATAATATTATTAATAATTCTATAGAGGCTTTGGAGAATAAAAAAGGTGAGAAAAAAATAAATGTGAATATTGATAAAAACGATGAAAAGATAAAGATTATTATTGAAGATAATGGTGAAGGAATACCAGAAGAATTAAAAAATAATGTTTTCAAAAAACCATTTACAACTAAAAAATATGGGAATGGAATAGGTCTATTTATTGTGCATTCTATAGTTAAAGAATTAAATGGAGAAATAAAGTTTGAAAGTTCAAAATCTGGAACAAAATTCATTTTAGAATTCAAAAGTGAGGAGATATTATGA
- a CDS encoding sigma-54-dependent transcriptional regulator produces the protein MRNILIIEDDKNSADILKRFLKEKGYEVRLCHDLKSSKKYDLNDYDILLLDMILPDGKGTDLIKEFIQVNPFLKVVVMTGFGDVQDAVYSMKSGAFDFIKKPIDLKRLFFIIEKAYDEIKLEKENSKLKYIVQESIKEDFVIGQSEIMRNLIEIVNKVIETDANLLITGETGVGKEVFTRYIQRFSKRKNKPFIIVNCAAIPKDLVESELFGYEKGAFTGAEKFKPGKFELADQGTIFLDEIGELPLEIQSKLLRVLESGTIERVGGTKEINVDVRVIAATNRTLEEEVKKGNFRMDLYYRLNVININIPPIRERKDDIPIFIEFFNKRYSKKYNKKEIKFSKDALDILMNYNWPGNIREIRNFVEKIFIIFDTNKIIKKSDISVFFINNNKKEDFEYSSMTLDEIEKKVILNTLKKYEGNKTKTAKALGISLRTLQYKLKKYEKLQGEI, from the coding sequence ATGAGAAATATTTTGATAATAGAAGATGATAAAAATAGTGCGGATATCTTGAAAAGATTTTTAAAAGAAAAAGGCTACGAGGTTAGATTATGTCATGATTTAAAAAGTTCTAAAAAATATGATTTAAATGATTATGATATTTTATTATTGGATATGATTTTGCCAGATGGAAAAGGAACAGATTTAATTAAAGAATTTATTCAAGTTAATCCTTTTTTGAAAGTTGTTGTAATGACCGGTTTTGGTGATGTTCAGGATGCTGTATATTCTATGAAATCAGGAGCTTTTGATTTTATAAAAAAACCTATAGATTTAAAAAGATTATTCTTTATAATTGAAAAGGCGTATGATGAAATTAAATTAGAGAAGGAAAATTCAAAACTAAAATATATAGTTCAAGAAAGCATAAAAGAGGATTTTGTTATAGGTCAATCTGAGATAATGAGAAATTTAATAGAAATAGTAAATAAGGTAATAGAAACAGATGCTAATTTATTAATAACAGGAGAAACAGGTGTAGGAAAAGAAGTTTTTACGAGATATATTCAAAGATTTAGTAAAAGAAAAAATAAACCCTTTATCATAGTAAATTGTGCAGCAATACCCAAAGATTTAGTAGAATCAGAACTATTTGGATATGAAAAAGGAGCATTTACCGGTGCTGAAAAATTTAAACCTGGAAAATTTGAACTTGCAGATCAGGGAACAATATTTCTTGATGAGATTGGAGAACTTCCGTTGGAAATACAGAGTAAGCTTTTAAGAGTTTTAGAAAGTGGAACAATTGAAAGAGTTGGAGGAACCAAAGAAATCAATGTTGATGTTAGAGTTATAGCTGCAACTAATAGGACTCTTGAAGAAGAAGTAAAAAAGGGTAATTTTAGAATGGATTTGTATTATAGATTGAATGTAATAAATATAAATATTCCGCCAATAAGAGAAAGAAAAGACGATATTCCGATTTTTATAGAATTTTTTAATAAAAGATATTCAAAAAAGTACAATAAAAAGGAGATTAAATTTTCAAAAGATGCTCTTGATATATTAATGAATTATAATTGGCCAGGAAATATTAGAGAAATTAGGAATTTTGTCGAAAAAATATTTATCATATTTGATACAAATAAAATAATTAAGAAATCTGATATAAGTGTATTTTTTATAAATAACAATAAAAAAGAAGATTTTGAATATTCATCAATGACACTTGATGAAATAGAAAAAAAAGTAATTTTAAATACATTAAAAAAATATGAAGGAAATAAAACAAAAACAGCTAAAGCATTGGGGATTAGTTTAAGGACATTGCAATATAAGTTAAAAAAATATGAAAAACTGCAGGGGGAAATATAA
- a CDS encoding extracellular solute-binding protein, producing MKRILIFILFISIYILMFSINFLYMYQAGYQPEDLINYISQEATNIEVTFKFYEEMHENLKISINSATPLYDLVLVDLIWIPELASNKILCSLDDLISEEYYKDIPEYVLDQFKYNGKIWAIPYLVNIQHFFVNKEILKKAGFDNPPKTLEEMVYQAKIIKEKGILEYPIVDSWLNKEALTCEFTWILGAFGGDYYKNGKLRVNTIEAVKALKFMKHLLDEKLINPMSLEFKEDDVLNIFLNGDAAFTTNWTYQSRYMEDERYSKIVEQGSLELIPVSNEILKKKETVSVSGYQGLAILRNTKKIKESINAIRILTKKEFFKKFNYEIPPFKSMYDGYIKEKEYNYKKILELKNAVNRPYLIEYNKFSEVLRRYVLMALNGLLEPEEALNKAQKEISELK from the coding sequence ATGAAAAGAATCCTTATTTTTATTCTATTCATAAGTATATATATTTTAATGTTTAGCATAAATTTTTTATACATGTATCAGGCGGGATATCAACCTGAGGATTTAATAAATTATATATCTCAAGAAGCAACTAATATAGAGGTTACGTTTAAATTTTATGAAGAAATGCATGAAAATTTAAAAATATCAATAAATTCGGCTACCCCGTTATATGATCTTGTTTTAGTTGACTTGATATGGATACCAGAATTGGCAAGTAATAAAATATTATGTTCTTTAGATGATTTAATAAGTGAGGAATATTATAAAGATATTCCTGAATATGTGTTAGATCAATTTAAATATAATGGGAAGATATGGGCTATACCTTATCTTGTAAACATACAGCATTTTTTTGTAAATAAAGAAATATTGAAAAAAGCTGGTTTTGATAATCCTCCAAAAACTTTAGAAGAGATGGTATATCAAGCAAAAATTATTAAAGAAAAGGGAATTTTAGAATATCCAATAGTTGATTCCTGGTTAAATAAAGAAGCATTAACATGTGAATTTACATGGATATTAGGCGCTTTTGGAGGAGACTATTATAAAAATGGAAAACTAAGGGTAAATACAATTGAAGCGGTAAAGGCTCTTAAATTTATGAAACATTTATTAGATGAAAAATTAATTAATCCCATGTCCTTGGAATTTAAGGAAGATGATGTTTTAAATATATTTTTAAATGGTGATGCAGCTTTTACTACTAATTGGACATATCAATCAAGATACATGGAAGATGAAAGATATTCTAAAATAGTAGAACAAGGGTCACTGGAGCTAATTCCTGTATCTAATGAAATTTTAAAAAAGAAAGAAACGGTTTCTGTAAGCGGATATCAAGGTCTCGCAATACTTAGAAATACAAAGAAAATTAAAGAGTCTATTAATGCTATAAGAATACTTACAAAAAAAGAATTTTTTAAAAAATTTAATTATGAAATTCCACCATTTAAAAGCATGTATGATGGATATATAAAAGAAAAAGAGTATAATTATAAAAAAATTTTAGAATTAAAAAATGCAGTGAATAGGCCATATCTAATAGAATATAATAAATTTTCTGAAGTTTTAAGAAGATATGTTTTAATGGCATTAAATGGTTTATTAGAACCTGAAGAAGCCTTAAATAAAGCTCAAAAAGAAATAAGCGAACTAAAATAA
- a CDS encoding zinc metallopeptidase: MFFYPFWFDPTFIILLPGLILSLIAQASVQSTFSKYSKVVSITGETGAEFAQRMLNTLGLYDVRVEAVSGFLTDHYDPRNKVLRLSSATYSSRSVAALGVVAHEVGHAMQHQENYLPLVLRNFSVPFASIGSNLSWIIFLIGFLFYSQALIQIGIVLFSFAVLFTLITLPVEFNASARAIKTLPLMGMPTSEVIHVKKVLGAAAMTYVASAAMAILQLIRMIMIAGMFGDRE, encoded by the coding sequence ATGTTTTTTTATCCATTTTGGTTTGATCCTACATTTATTATTTTATTACCAGGTTTAATATTATCTTTGATAGCGCAGGCATCAGTACAATCTACATTTTCAAAATATTCAAAGGTTGTATCTATAACAGGTGAAACTGGAGCAGAGTTTGCACAAAGAATGTTGAACACTTTAGGACTATATGATGTAAGAGTTGAAGCTGTTTCTGGTTTCTTAACTGATCACTATGATCCAAGAAATAAAGTATTAAGATTATCTTCAGCTACTTATTCCAGCAGATCTGTTGCAGCATTGGGAGTAGTCGCCCATGAAGTAGGACATGCTATGCAGCATCAAGAAAATTATTTACCATTAGTTTTAAGAAACTTTTCCGTTCCATTTGCTTCTATAGGATCAAATTTATCATGGATTATATTTTTAATAGGATTTCTTTTTTATAGTCAAGCTTTGATTCAAATAGGAATTGTGTTGTTTTCTTTCGCTGTTTTATTTACATTAATAACATTACCTGTTGAATTTAATGCCAGCGCAAGAGCTATTAAAACTTTACCTTTAATGGGCATGCCAACTTCCGAAGTAATTCATGTTAAAAAGGTTTTAGGCGCCGCAGCTATGACATACGTCGCATCTGCTGCTATGGCTATTTTACAATTAATAAGAATGATAATGATTGCTGGAATGTTTGGAGATAGAGAATAA